From a single Couchioplanes caeruleus genomic region:
- a CDS encoding maleylpyruvate isomerase family mycothiol-dependent enzyme, with translation MTIFEMTTANRRLIADVLDSLDEPQWEHPTLCAGWTVRHMAAHVVQPMLIGFGRFLLTAMRYRGDTDRTVDHITRRLARRPRTELVRLLREHAGDRVVPPRVGPMGPFADTCLHLRDIARPLGLDADVPVEHWHVLMDYLTSPSVAPALVRPGRLRGLRLVATDTGRAWGSGAEVAGPVEALAMAAAGRSVALADLRGPGVGKLTI, from the coding sequence ATGACGATCTTCGAGATGACCACGGCCAACCGCCGGCTGATCGCCGACGTCCTCGACTCCCTCGACGAACCGCAGTGGGAGCATCCGACCCTGTGTGCCGGGTGGACGGTGCGGCACATGGCGGCGCACGTCGTCCAGCCCATGCTGATCGGATTCGGCCGGTTCCTCCTCACCGCGATGCGCTACCGCGGCGACACCGACCGGACCGTCGACCACATCACCCGGCGCCTCGCGCGCCGGCCGCGCACCGAACTGGTCCGGCTGCTGCGCGAACACGCCGGCGACCGGGTGGTCCCGCCCCGCGTCGGGCCGATGGGACCGTTCGCGGACACGTGCCTGCACCTGCGCGACATCGCGCGGCCGCTCGGCCTGGACGCCGACGTGCCCGTCGAGCACTGGCACGTCCTGATGGACTACCTGACCTCGCCCTCGGTCGCGCCGGCGCTGGTCCGGCCGGGCCGGCTGCGCGGCCTGCGCCTGGTCGCGACCGACACCGGCCGGGCGTGGGGGTCCGGCGCCGAGGTGGCCGGGCCCGTCGAGGCCCTCGCCATGGCCGCGGCCGGGCGGTCGGTCGCGCTCGCCGATCTGCGCGGTCCAGGCGTCGGAAAACTGACCATTTGA
- a CDS encoding DUF2809 domain-containing protein produces MLRSRAVALVGAVLIVGLGLAVRAGGGGAFAQNAGTALYASMVYAGVLVLRPATAPLPAGVVAVAFCWAVEAFQLSGVPAGLSERSLIARLVLGSHFDWADVAWYPAGVVPLVVAHMLLRARTAATADRG; encoded by the coding sequence ATGCTGCGCAGCCGGGCGGTCGCCCTCGTCGGTGCCGTCCTGATCGTCGGGCTGGGGCTCGCCGTCCGGGCCGGGGGCGGCGGGGCGTTCGCACAGAACGCCGGCACCGCGCTCTACGCCTCGATGGTCTACGCCGGCGTCCTCGTCCTGCGGCCGGCCACAGCGCCCCTGCCGGCCGGCGTCGTCGCGGTCGCGTTCTGCTGGGCGGTCGAGGCGTTCCAGCTCAGCGGCGTACCGGCCGGGCTCTCCGAGCGCAGCCTGATCGCGCGGCTGGTGCTCGGGTCGCACTTCGACTGGGCCGACGTCGCCTGGTATCCCGCGGGCGTCGTACCGCTGGTGGTGGCGCACATGCTCCTCAGAGCGCGGACCGCAGCCACCGCGGATCGGGGTTGA
- a CDS encoding glutaredoxin domain-containing protein has translation MLRRWLLAAVLLALGGILAVTSGWPFLVVFALLALVASPLLFPRSVQAAEAQRRSAADGRAIVYWRPGCPFCVRLRATLGLRSRRAHWVDIWQDPEGAAAVRAVADGNETVPTVILAGTAHVNPDPRWLRSAL, from the coding sequence ATGCTCCGCCGATGGCTCCTCGCCGCCGTCCTGCTCGCGCTGGGCGGCATCCTCGCCGTGACGTCGGGATGGCCCTTCCTCGTCGTGTTCGCGCTGCTCGCGCTGGTGGCGTCCCCGCTGCTGTTCCCGCGGTCCGTCCAGGCCGCCGAAGCCCAGCGGCGCAGCGCCGCCGACGGCAGGGCGATCGTCTACTGGCGGCCCGGCTGCCCGTTCTGCGTCCGCCTGCGCGCCACGCTCGGCCTGCGGTCACGCCGGGCCCACTGGGTCGACATCTGGCAGGACCCGGAGGGCGCGGCGGCCGTCCGGGCGGTCGCGGACGGCAACGAAACGGTCCCGACGGTGATCCTGGCCGGCACCGCGCACGTCAACCCCGATCCGCGGTGGCTGCGGTCCGCGCTCTGA
- a CDS encoding ArsB/NhaD family transporter — MITVASLVLLVGVLGFAVARPRGLPEAVAAVPAAVVAVVAGLVPWRDAVSELAELGPTVGFLAAVLLLAYLADEAGVFRYAGTIAARWSRGSPQRLLGLVFVIASVVTAALSLDATVVLLTPVVFATASTLAVRPRPHVYACNHLANSASLLLPVSNLTNLLAMSAAGLSFLTFAGLMALPWLAVIAVEYLILRRFFADDLGTPPRPADVPVERPPRFALVVLGLTLAGFAISGPVGVHPAWVALGGALVLAVRQKEPVGTLVSRANPGFCLFVLALGVVVLAVSRGGFGTIVDRVAPHRPDLLGLLLMAGLAAVLANLLNNLPATLMLLPLAAHSPGLVLAVLLGANIGPNLTYVGSLATLLWRRILHHRGAPPVTGEFLRLGALTVPACLLVGVASLWLGLRVSGL; from the coding sequence GTGATCACCGTGGCCTCGCTCGTCCTGCTGGTCGGCGTGCTCGGCTTCGCCGTGGCCCGGCCGCGGGGGCTTCCCGAGGCGGTCGCCGCGGTGCCCGCCGCCGTCGTCGCCGTGGTGGCCGGGCTGGTTCCGTGGCGCGACGCCGTCAGTGAGCTGGCCGAGCTGGGCCCGACGGTCGGCTTCCTGGCGGCGGTGCTGCTGCTCGCCTACCTCGCGGACGAGGCGGGGGTCTTCCGGTACGCCGGCACGATCGCCGCCCGGTGGAGCCGCGGGTCGCCGCAGCGCCTGCTCGGGCTGGTCTTCGTCATCGCGTCCGTGGTGACGGCGGCGCTCAGCCTCGACGCCACCGTCGTGCTGCTGACCCCGGTGGTCTTCGCCACGGCGTCGACGCTGGCCGTACGCCCGCGGCCGCACGTGTACGCCTGCAACCACCTGGCGAACTCGGCCTCCCTGCTGCTGCCGGTGTCCAACCTCACGAACCTGCTCGCGATGTCGGCCGCCGGCCTGTCGTTCCTGACGTTCGCCGGGTTGATGGCCCTGCCGTGGCTCGCCGTCATCGCGGTCGAGTACCTGATTCTGCGCCGCTTCTTCGCCGACGACCTGGGTACGCCGCCGCGGCCCGCCGACGTGCCGGTGGAGCGGCCGCCGCGGTTCGCCCTGGTCGTGCTGGGGCTGACGCTGGCCGGGTTCGCGATCAGCGGGCCGGTGGGCGTGCACCCGGCGTGGGTCGCGCTGGGCGGTGCGCTGGTGCTCGCCGTACGCCAGAAGGAGCCGGTCGGGACGCTCGTAAGCAGAGCCAATCCGGGTTTCTGTCTCTTCGTTCTGGCGTTGGGCGTCGTGGTGCTCGCGGTGAGCCGCGGCGGGTTCGGCACGATCGTCGACCGCGTGGCGCCGCACCGGCCGGACCTGCTCGGCCTGCTGCTCATGGCCGGCCTGGCCGCCGTGCTGGCGAACCTGCTCAACAACCTGCCCGCGACGCTGATGCTGCTGCCGCTCGCCGCGCACTCCCCGGGGCTGGTGCTCGCGGTCCTGCTGGGCGCCAACATCGGGCCCAACCTCACGTACGTGGGTTCGCTCGCGACCCTGCTGTGGCGGCGGATCCTGCACCACCGTGGCGCTCCGCCGGTGACCGGGGAGTTCCTGCGGCTCGGTGCGCTGACCGTTCCGGCCTGTCTGCTCGTGGGGGTGGCGTCGCTGTGGCTGGGTCTGCGAGTGTCGGGACTGTGA